The Lactuca sativa cultivar Salinas chromosome 2, Lsat_Salinas_v11, whole genome shotgun sequence genome includes a window with the following:
- the LOC111906248 gene encoding chorismate synthase 1, chloroplastic: MASTLLTKAFVGASSSCEPSRLASLRHSDLGSANLRISTHRRSPPKKLEIHAAGSTYGNYFRVTTYGESHGGGVGCIIDGCPPRFPISEADLQADLDRRRPGQSRITTPRKETDTCTIFSGVADGYTTGSPIMINVPNTDQRGKDYSEMSKAYRPSHADATYDFKYGVRSVEGGGRSSARETIGRVASGAVAKKILKAYSGTEILAYVSQAHTVVLPEDVVDHNTLTLEQVESNIVRCPDPEYAEKMIAAIDAVRVRGDSVGGVVTCIVRNAPRGLGSPVFDKLEAELAKAAMSLPATKGFEIGSGFAGTLLTGSEHNDAFYTDENGRIRTRTNRSGGIQGGISNGEIIYMRIAFKPTSTIGRKQNTVTRDKNETELIARGRHDPCVVPRAVPMVEAMVALVLVDQLMAQYAQCELFPINPDFQEPLKGPELYSAALF, from the exons ATGGCGTCTACTCTATTAACCAAAGCCTTCGTCGGAGCTTCATCTTCCTGTGAACCCTCACGCTTGGCCTCTCTACGTCACTCAGATCTCGGCTCTGCAAACCTCCGTATATCAACTCACCGCCGATCGCCACCTAAAAAACTCG AGATACATGCAGCTGGAAGTACATATGGAAATTACTTTCGTGTTACAACATATGGTGAATCCCATGGTGGAGGTGTTGGTTGTATTATTGATGGGTGTCCTCCTAGATTTCCCATTTCAGAGGCTGATTTACAAGCAGATCTTGACAGAAG GAGACCAGGTCAGAGCCGAATTACTACCCCTAGAAAAGAAACAGACACATGCACCATATTTTCAGGAGTAGCTGATG GATACACAACTGGATCTCCAATCATGATAAATGTACCCAACACAGATCAAAGAGGAAAA GACTACAGTGAAATGTCAAAGGCTTATCGACCTTCTCATGCTGATGCTACTTATGACTTCAAATATGGTGTACGATCAGTAGAG GGTGGTGGTCGATCATCAGCTAGGGAGACAATTGGGAGAGTTGCCTCTGGAGCTGTTGCAAAGAAGATTCTCAAGGCATATTCTGGCACTGAG ATTCTTGCGTATGTGTCACAAGCCCACACAGTTGTGCTTCCGGAAGATGTAGTTGATCACAATACTTTGACACTTGAACAG GTTGAGAGCAATATTGTTAGGTGCCCGGATCCCGAGTATGCAGAAAAGATGATTGCTGCAATTGATGCTGTTAGAGTGAGAGGTGATTCTGTAGGTGGTGTTGTCACATGTATTGTTAGAAATGCTCCAAGG GGACTTGGTTCACCAGTTTTTGACAAACTTGAAGCTGAGTTGGCTAAAGCAGCCATGTCCTTACCTGCAACAAAAGGGTTCGAGATTGGAAGCGGATTTGCAG GTACCCTTTTAACGGGTAGTGAACATAATGATGCGTTTTATACGGATGAAAATGGGCGGATTAGGACAAGAACAAATCGTTCTGGTGGGATACAGGGTGGAATTTCTAATGGAGAGATCATATACATGAGAATAGCCTTCAAACCAACATCTACAATTGGA AGGAAGCAGAACACTGTGACAAGAGATAAAAATGAAACAGAACTTATAGCACGTGGCAGACATGATCCTTGTGTTGTCCCAAGAG CTGTGCCCATGGTTGAAGCAATGGTGGCATTGGTTCTAGTTGATCAATTAATGGCACAATACGCACAATGTGAACTTTTTCCCATCAATCCAGACTTCCAGGAACCACTGAAGGGGCCAGAACTTTATTCAGCTGCACTTTTTTAA